One Chloroflexota bacterium genomic region harbors:
- a CDS encoding SDR family NAD(P)-dependent oxidoreductase, with the protein MRLSGKVALITGGASGIGAATAKLFAAEGAAAVITGRDAACSQAVVAEISAAGPIIPARRVEV; encoded by the coding sequence ATGAGGTTGTCCGGCAAAGTTGCGCTGATCACCGGCGGCGCCTCCGGCATCGGCGCGGCCACGGCGAAGCTGTTCGCCGCCGAGGGCGCGGCGGCGGTCATCACCGGGCGCGATGCCGCGTGCAGCCAAGCAGTCGTCGCGGAGATCAGCGCGGCGGGCCCCATCATCCCAGCGCGTCGTGTCGAAGTATGA
- a CDS encoding pyrroline-5-carboxylate reductase, with product MLSNTTIAFVGAGAMAEAMIGGLIEQNVVSPGDIVASGPRAERGQALAQKYGIRVTASNREAVAGAGVVVLSVKPQMLGTVASELHGRIPPGALVLSILAGTRIETIGKALLHSGIVRSMPNTPAQIGQGITVWTASSDVSDVQRKQAEAVLLACGPQVYVDDEDYLDMATAISGNGPAYVFLFMEAMVDAAVHLGFSRQIAEQLVLQTVKGTAEYALKSGRHLAGMRNQVTSPGGTSAEALYYLEKAGFRTAVSRAIWAGYQRAVQLGRGKKRSQLAEEKG from the coding sequence ATGCTCTCAAACACCACGATCGCCTTCGTCGGCGCCGGCGCCATGGCCGAGGCGATGATCGGCGGCCTGATCGAGCAGAACGTCGTATCGCCGGGAGACATCGTCGCATCGGGACCGCGTGCGGAGCGCGGGCAGGCGCTGGCGCAGAAGTACGGCATCCGCGTCACCGCCAGCAACCGCGAGGCGGTCGCCGGTGCGGGCGTTGTCGTGCTGTCGGTCAAGCCGCAGATGCTCGGCACGGTCGCGTCGGAACTGCACGGACGCATCCCGCCCGGCGCGCTCGTACTCTCGATCCTCGCCGGCACGCGCATCGAAACGATTGGCAAGGCGCTGCTGCACAGCGGCATCGTGCGCTCGATGCCCAACACCCCGGCGCAGATCGGCCAGGGCATCACCGTCTGGACCGCATCATCCGACGTTAGCGACGTGCAGCGCAAGCAGGCCGAAGCAGTGCTCCTCGCCTGCGGCCCGCAGGTGTACGTAGACGACGAGGACTACCTCGACATGGCGACCGCCATCTCGGGCAACGGCCCGGCCTACGTCTTCCTCTTCATGGAAGCGATGGTCGATGCCGCCGTACACCTCGGCTTCTCGCGCCAGATCGCGGAGCAACTGGTCTTGCAGACGGTCAAGGGCACCGCCGAGTACGCGCTGAAGTCGGGGCGGCATCTGGCCGGCATGCGCAACCAGGTCACGTCGCCGGGCGGCACCAGCGCCGAGGCGCTGTATTATCTGGAGAAGGCCGGCTTTCGCACCGCCGTCTCGCGCGCGATCTGGGCCGGTTACCAGCGCGCCGTGCAGTTGGGGCGCGGCAAGAAACGCAGCCAACTGGCGGAGGAAAAGGGATGA
- a CDS encoding RHS repeat-associated core domain-containing protein, whose product MNERGLDIVRQLADSAGAVTLARRYDPFGDALSSAGSGTSAFGFAGEQTDATGLEYLRARYYAPGQGRFMTKDTWGGDYNQPMSYDAWLYAYANPVNASDPSGFDSGSPRIPMLPWEGITARQAVDFFRWVYSKKGPITGSMWPDRRFDCTDLRWSKPQRAVDIFADFLCERGPETVEFDGRSRLTKELAESVLLDQVRYWFYLAGPTSGPRKLRFNKYEAYVALYDQHLPADLPIFHVLGSVDYEVYRNTTGRVEYRIANRMDLASGTHIPERFPPENEGDRPLTLEQVVNENPALENRNLVWLLDNYRDAQGNPIVAILRPKARSETGGLGGGRTTQIFMWSEQYQPCITQIYWPFYVWLGLLDIR is encoded by the coding sequence TTGAATGAGCGTGGTCTGGACATCGTGCGCCAGTTGGCGGACAGCGCGGGCGCAGTGACGCTGGCGCGGCGCTACGACCCATTCGGCGATGCGCTTTCGAGCGCGGGCAGCGGGACGAGCGCCTTCGGCTTCGCGGGCGAGCAGACGGACGCCACGGGGTTGGAGTACCTGCGGGCAAGGTATTATGCGCCAGGGCAGGGGCGGTTCATGACAAAGGATACGTGGGGCGGCGACTACAACCAGCCGATGTCATACGATGCGTGGTTGTATGCGTATGCCAATCCAGTGAATGCCAGTGACCCCAGCGGATTCGATTCTGGTAGTCCGCGCATCCCGATGCTCCCTTGGGAGGGCATTACCGCAAGACAAGCAGTGGATTTCTTTCGATGGGTCTACAGCAAGAAGGGCCCCATAACTGGCTCCATGTGGCCCGATCGAAGATTTGACTGCACCGATCTGCGATGGTCGAAGCCCCAAAGGGCTGTTGATATCTTTGCGGATTTCCTCTGCGAGCGGGGACCTGAAACCGTGGAATTCGACGGCAGAAGTCGATTGACGAAAGAACTCGCCGAGTCAGTTCTACTGGACCAAGTACGCTATTGGTTCTATCTCGCCGGCCCGACAAGTGGGCCGCGGAAGTTGAGGTTCAATAAATATGAGGCCTACGTAGCGCTGTACGACCAGCACCTCCCGGCTGATTTGCCGATTTTCCACGTCCTGGGTTCAGTTGATTATGAGGTTTATCGAAACACGACAGGGCGTGTTGAGTACCGCATAGCAAATCGGATGGATCTTGCGTCAGGAACTCACATTCCAGAGAGATTTCCGCCGGAGAACGAAGGCGACAGACCTCTGACGCTCGAGCAGGTTGTCAACGAGAATCCGGCCCTGGAGAATAGAAATCTGGTTTGGCTGCTAGATAACTATCGGGATGCGCAAGGAAATCCAATTGTCGCGATTTTGCGACCCAAGGCACGATCTGAGACGGGCGGCCTCGGGGGCGGACGCACGACACAGATTTTCATGTGGTCGGAGCAGTATCAACCATGTATCACACAGATTTACTGGCCCTTTTATGTCTGGTTGGGTCTGCTGGATATTCGATGA